A single region of the Thunnus maccoyii chromosome 10, fThuMac1.1, whole genome shotgun sequence genome encodes:
- the trhra gene encoding thyrotropin-releasing hormone receptor, translating to MENLTMDNMTVENDTSVQDNQTLGVWTDYTVEYKVASVFLVSLICGVGIVGNVMVILVVLTTKHMRTPTNCYLVSLAAADLMVLTAAGLPNITDALHGQWVYGYAGCLGITYFQYLGINASSCSITAFTVERYIAICHPIKAQFLCTLSRAKKIIMLVWTLTSVYCVMWLFLSDTKKLVYDNVVLLSCAYKVSRSHYLPIYFTDFAVFYVLPLMLATVLYGLIARILFLNPLPSDPKDNTKKWKKEMSQSGRMISTSSSSSTTAASRRQVTKMLAVVVILFALLWMPYRTLVVVNSFLDKAYLDTWFLLFCRLCIYLNSAINPVIYNAMSQKFRAAFKKLCHCGPQRMEKPASYSVALTYSVIKETSNGESPDHFTTEMDELNTPTNQFLPASLLPTAKKMPFEEPSLLGSDVKA from the exons ATGGAAAACCTCACCATGGATAACATGACTGTGGAGAACGACACGTCGGTGCAGGACAATCAGACCCTGGGTGTGTGGACTGACTACACAGTTGAGTACAAAGTGGCCAGCGTGTTTTTGGTGTCCCTCATATGCGGGGTTGGCATCGTTGGGAATGTGATGGTCATACTGGTGGTCCTGACCACCAAACACATGCGGACTCCCACAAACTGTTACCTGGTGAGTCTGGCCGCAGCTGACCTGATGGTCCTTACAGCCGCCGGGTTGCCCAACATCACTGACGCCCTGCACGGACAGTGGGTGTACGGCTACGCGGGCTGCCTGGGCATCACTTATTTCCAGTACCTGGGGATAAACGCGTCCTCCTGCTCCATCACCGCCTTCACCGTGGAGCGCTACATCGCCATCTGCCACCCCATCAAAGCGCAGTTCCTGTGCACTTTATCCAGGGCAAAGAAAATCATTATGCTGGTGTGGACGCTCACCTCTGTCTACTGCGTCATGTGGCTCTTTCTGTCAGACACTAAAAAGTTGGTATATGACAACGTGGTGCTGCTCAGCTGCGCCTACAAAGTATCCAGGAGTCATTACCTGCCCATTTACTTCACAGATTTCGCGGTGTTTTACGTGCTGCCCCTCATGTTGGCCACGGTTCTGTACGGACTGATCGCCAGGATACTTTTCCTAAACCCGCTGCCTTCAGACCCGAAGGACAACACCAAGAAGTGGAAGAAAGAGATGAGTCAGTCAGGGAGGATGATCAGCACCAGCTCGTCCAGCAGCACCACGGCTGCCTCCCGCAGACAG GTGACCAAGATGCTGGCTGTGGTGGTGATCCTCTTCGCCTTACTTTGGATGCCCTACCGGACCTTAGTGGTGGTCAACTCCTTCCTGGACAAGGCCTACCTGGACACCTGGTTCCTGCTCTTCTGCCGCCTCTGCATCTACTTGAACAGCGCCATCAACCCGGTCATCTACAACGCCATGTCCCAGAAGTTCCGCGCCGCTTTCAAAAAGCTGTGTCACTGTGGCCCTCAGCGCATGGAGAAGCCTGCTTCATATAGCGTTGCGCTCACGTACAGCGTCATCAAGGAGACGTCCAACGGGGAAAGTCCTGACCACTTCACTACAGAAATGGACGAGCTCAACACGCCCACCAATCAGTTTCTACCTGCTAGCCTCCTGCCGACTGCCAAGAAGATGCCATTCGAGGAGCCTTCCCTGTTGGGTAGTGATGTCAAAGCCTGA